The nucleotide window AGACCTCGAAGATCGTGAGATCGGGATTGATGCTGAGCGCGTTACGCCTGACGGTGTCGATCGAAAATTCGGAAGTTCCCAGAAGGTCGATCTTGTTAATCACCATGACCGACGACCTGCGAAACATGGCGGGATACTTGAGTGGCTTGTCGTCGCCTTCGGTCGTGCTGATGAGGACGACCTTCATATCCTCACCCAGGTCAAAACCTGACGGGCACACGAGATTACCGACGTTCTCGATGAACAGGATGTCGACGTTCGTCAGGTTCATTTCTGGAAGCACGTTGGCGATCATTCTGGCATCAAGATGGCATGACCCGCCGGTGACCAGTGGCTTCACGCGTTCACCGCCGGCGCGTACGAGCCGGTCGGCGTCATTCTCGGTCTGGACATCGCCGGCGATCAA belongs to Rhodothermales bacterium and includes:
- the hypB gene encoding hydrogenase nickel incorporation protein HypB; translated protein: MAEKIDLRKKVLSENDRLAAEIRQRLKSRDTVTFNLVSSPGSGKTSLLERTLKAMKDEVRMALIAGDVQTENDADRLVRAGGERVKPLVTGGSCHLDARMIANVLPEMNLTNVDILFIENVGNLVCPSGFDLGEDMKVVLISTTEGDDKPLKYPAMFRRSSVMVINKIDLLGTSEFSIDTVRRNALSINPDLTIFEVSCRTGEGLDEWFNWLRQRVPERADAAVLT